A window of Acropora muricata isolate sample 2 chromosome 3, ASM3666990v1, whole genome shotgun sequence contains these coding sequences:
- the LOC136910777 gene encoding uncharacterized protein: protein MSNLELLCAGFSAILGTDIVPEKNGAEVSIHELFQQTYGMRPPSSVRVASGFNVLVEDWTGKRRTIAVTEKSTVDDMKIAIQDKTGIPHEQMRLIFSGKQLEDGQTVKNYGLQHEDTVFLVLCLRGGGPPLPRALNTNELDPRFDYDFTDVKDDGKRYMRGGFEYKRPYGWKRIAVKVVGKYQNDDWLGPDGIRTDEARGEWPVSYHGTNMSNANMILKEGFKQGPRALYGKGIYTSPNLEMVDRLYAQEFTHGGKTYKIVLQNRVNPDRRNGHLEIIPASKTGVGADYWLSPANDNDVRPYGVLIREDPKSTSQRAFGFDNACSIS, encoded by the coding sequence ATGTCGAATTTAGAGCTATTATGCGCAGGATTCTCTGCAATCCTTGGCACCGACATTGTGCCAGAGAAAAATGGAGCGGAAGTTTCGATTCATGAGCTTTTTCAGCAGACTTATGGGATGAGACCTCCGTCATCCGTACGAGTTGCCAGTGGGTTTAATGTCCTTGTAGAAGACTGGACGGGCAAGAGAAGAACTATTGCAGTGACAGAGAAAAGCACTGTTGATGACATGAAAATCGCCATTCAAGATAAGACAGGGATACCGCATGAACAGATGAGACTGATATTTTCTGGTAAACAGCTCGAGGACGGTCAAACGGTGAAGAATTATGGACTACAGCACGAGGATACTGTTTTCCTTGTGCTTTGTTTGCGCGGGGGCGGTCCTCCACTGCCTCGTGCTTTAAATACGAACGAGCTTGATCCGCGTTTTGATTACGACTTCACTGATGTTAAAGATGACGGTAAGAGGTACATGAGAGGGGGATTCGAGTATAAGAGACCGTACGGTTGGAAACGAATTGCAGTTAAGGTTGTCGGAAAGTACCAAAACGACGACTGGCTTGGTCCAGATGGCATTCGAACAGATGAAGCACGTGGAGAATGGCCGGTTTCTTATCACGGAACGAATATGAGTAACGCTAACATGATTTTGAAAGAAGGGTTTAAACAAGGGCCAAGAGCTTTGTATGGTAAAGGCATCTACACTAGTCCGAACCTTGAAATGGTTGATCGCCTCTATGCACAGGAATTCACTCATGGAGGGAAGACTTACAAAATAGTTCTGCAGAACCGTGTTAATCCAGATCGCCGTAATGGCCACCTTGAAATCATCCCTGCCTCTAAAACTGGTGTTGGAGCTGATTACTGGTTGTCTCCGGCAAATGACAACGATGTGCGCCCATATGGAGTTCTTATCCGTGAAGATCCAAAGTCCACGTCCCAGCGAGCATTCGGGTTCGACAATGCTTGTTCAATCTCTTAA